In the Desulfofalx alkaliphila DSM 12257 genome, CCACCCACTGAACAAAACACCGCCACCGCACCATCCAAAACACGGAGTGAGCGCTCAACTTCCACGGTAAAGTCCACGTGGCCTGGCGTATCAATAATGTTTATACAATGTTCACGCCATTGGCACGTTGTGGCAGCAGATGTAATAGTAATTCCTCTCTCCTGCTCTTGAACCATCCAGTCCATTGTCGCTGAACCATCATGCGTTTCACCAAGTTTGTGTACCCTACCAGTGTAAAACAAAATGCGCTCAGTGGTAGTGGTCTTCCCGGCGTCAATATGGGCCATAATACCTATGTTGCGTGTACGCTCTAATGGAAACCTACGGGACATTTCTTTTCCTCCTTACCTTACCACCTGTAATGCGCAAATGCCTTGTTAGCTTCTGCCATTTTATGTGTATCTTCGCGTTTTTTCACAGCACCACCGGTGTTTTGTGCTGCATCCATTAGTTCATTGGCCAGTTTTTCGGCCATGCTTCTTCCTGAACGCTCGCGAGTGTATTTGGTGAGCCAACGAATACCCAGTGTCTGGCGGCGTTCGTGACGCACTTCAACAGGCACCTGGTAGTTCGCACCACCAACTCTGCGGGCTTTAACTTCCAATACCGGCATTACATTTTTCATGGCTTCTTCGAATACCTCTAATGGGTCTTTGCCGGTTTTGTCACGGACAATATCAAAGGCATCGTATACAATTCTTTCTGCAATTCCGCGTTTGCCATCGAGCATAATTTGATTTATTAGTTTAGTTACAACCTTGCTGTTGTATACGGGATCCGGCAGTACTTCCCGCTTGGGAATATCACCTCTTCTGGGCACTATTTCCCCCCCTTTGCTAAAGCTTTATCTTTAAAACTTATGTTCACATATTTATATATCACTACTTAGCCTTTTTAGCGCCATATTTAGAACGTGCTTGGTTTCGATTTTGCACACCGGCGGTATCCAGCGCGCCCCGAACAATATGGTAACGCACACCTGGTATGTCCTTAACACGTCCTCCACGAACCAGTACCACGGAGTGCTCTTGTAAGTTATGACCAATACCTGGAATGTAGGAGGTTACTTCAATACCGTTTGTAAGGCGAACCCTGGCAACTTTACGCAAGGCAGAGTTTGGCTTTTTAGGGGTTGTAGTGTAAACCCTCGTGCAAACTCCACGTTTTTGCGGACTGTTTTTCAGGGCAGGGGAGTTGGATTGACCTGTTTGCATCTCCCTACCTTTACGAATAAGTTGGCTAAAGGTTGGCATTTATCAGTTTACACCTCCTTCCCAAAGTAAAACTATGGGATAAACAATTTATATAATCTAATCTTCAATAATTGACGCCACGGCACAACGCACTTCAATACCACAGGTCTTGCCCAGCAGCTGCATACTTTCTACCTCTTCGATAGGTATGGCTTTATCTTGGCAGACCTTTATTATTGGTTCTGTGACGCGCCTCTCGGCGTTTTTGGCCACATATACCACCTTAGCCCGCCCCTTTTCCACAGCCTTCATCGTTTGTTTAGCACCAACTGTCTTTTGGCGGGCATTGGCGAGTCTTTTAATGGACATACAAAAACCCCCAGATGCCAGACACTCGTATATAATAACACCAGCAAGATTCGTTGTCAATATTTTTATATTATAAGTGAGTATTCCATAAAGTCTATCAATTTCAAAGTATTTATGACCCCTTGTTTGCTTAGAGGGATTAGGGTGGAGCTCTTATGGCTCCACCATTACCCCATCTTCAAGGCTGTCTATTTTTTGTTCCCCTTGAATACCCGCTTCTTCATCTGCTTGCTCAGACTGATTTGATTCTACCAATATATCTGTTTCTCTGTAGCGGGGCATTCCTGTACCGGCAGGGACTAATTTGCCGATAATTACGTTTTCCTTTAACCCCAGCAGGGGATCCAGCTTACCCTTAATGGCTGCCTCGGTTAACACCCGGGTGGTCTCTTGGAATGAAGCCGCAGACAGGAAGGAGTCTGTGGCCAAGGAGGCTTTGGTTATTCCCAGCAGCACTGCCTTTGCAGTGGCCGGTTCACCACCCTGCTCTTCTACCCGCTTGTTTTCTTTTTCAAAGTCAAAGACGTCAATTAGCCCTCCGGGCAGTAGGTCGGTGTCTCCAACATCCTCTATCTTCACCTTGCGCAGCATCTGCCTAATCATCACTTCGATGTGCTTATCGTTAATTTCCACACCCTGCAGGCGGTATACCCTTTGTACCTCCTGCAGCAGGTATACTTGTACCCCGTGTGGGCCTTTTATTTTGAGCAGGTCATGGGGGTTAACAGAACCCTCC is a window encoding:
- the rpsG gene encoding 30S ribosomal protein S7 produces the protein MPRRGDIPKREVLPDPVYNSKVVTKLINQIMLDGKRGIAERIVYDAFDIVRDKTGKDPLEVFEEAMKNVMPVLEVKARRVGGANYQVPVEVRHERRQTLGIRWLTKYTRERSGRSMAEKLANELMDAAQNTGGAVKKREDTHKMAEANKAFAHYRW
- the rpsL gene encoding 30S ribosomal protein S12 — encoded protein: MPTFSQLIRKGREMQTGQSNSPALKNSPQKRGVCTRVYTTTPKKPNSALRKVARVRLTNGIEVTSYIPGIGHNLQEHSVVLVRGGRVKDIPGVRYHIVRGALDTAGVQNRNQARSKYGAKKAK
- a CDS encoding ribosomal L7Ae/L30e/S12e/Gadd45 family protein, with product MSIKRLANARQKTVGAKQTMKAVEKGRAKVVYVAKNAERRVTEPIIKVCQDKAIPIEEVESMQLLGKTCGIEVRCAVASIIED